From the genome of Corallococcus macrosporus DSM 14697:
TTCCCGCGCCCGTCCCCTTCCAGCCGAAGGTGGAGGACGCGATGCTCACCCCCGTGGCGCCCGCACCGCAGCAGGTGTCCACCTGGGATGAAGCCCTCGCGCTCGTCCGCCAGCGCTCCACCGACTTGCGCAGCGCCGAAGCCGGCGTGGAGCGCGCCGCCGGGCGCTCCCGGCAGGCCCTGTCCGCGCTGCTCCCCAATGCGCGCGTGTCGTCCAGTGTCGGTGTTGACCTGCTCAATCCCGACCTCCCCGTGGGCGCGGGCGGCACGCCGCTGGTGGGCATTGGCGGCGGCGACACCGGCGGTCCCTCCACGCCGCTCATCACCGCCACGGCGAACCTGACGCAGTCCCTGGTGGACATCAGCGCCTGGCGCGGGCGGGCCTCGGCCAAGGCGGCCGAAAAGGGCGCGGTGGCGACGCTGGCGGAGACGCGGCGGCTGCTCACGCGGGGGCTGGCCCAGGTGCTGGTGTCCACGGTGGCGGCGGAGCGCGCGGCGGAGATCAACCGCGTGGGCCTGCGGCAGGCCCTGGAGCGCTTCGCGCTGGCGCAGCGGACGTATGAGCTGGGCGCGGGCAACCAGTTGGACGTGGTGCGCGTGGAGCAGGACGTGGCGGTGGCGCGTGGCGCCCTGGTCGCGGGCGATGAGCAGCTCCGGCGCAGCCGCGAGGCCCTGGGGCTGGCGGTGGGCAACGACAGCGCCGTGGGCGTCACCCGGGACTTCAACCTCCAGGGGCTGGTGGAGGAGACGCGGCGGGCCTGCACGCCCTTGAAGGACGTGAATGAGCGGACGGACCTGGTGGCCTCGCGCGCGCAGTTGGAGTCCGCGCGCGACAGCCGCCAGCAGGCCACCGCCGGCTATCTGCCCACGCTGGGCCTGTCCAGCACGGCCATTGGCCTGACCACGGACCCGGGCTTTGGCCGCGTGGCCATCTGGAGCGTGTCCGCGGTGCTGTCCGTCCCCATCTGGGAGGGCGGCCTGCGCGGCGGCCTGATTCGCGAGCGCGAGGGCGTGGAGCGCCAGGCGGCGGAGACGCTGGAGAGCACCCGCCGCAACGTGTCCATCCAGGTGACCCAGGCCCGGCGCGCCGTGGAGGTGGCGGAGGCCCTGGTGGCGACGGCGGTGGCGTCCCGCGACCTGGCGGACCGGACCGACCGCCTCACCCGCCGTTCTTTTGAAGTGGGCCGCGGCAGCAGCCTGGAGCTGGTGCAGAGCGGAGCGGCCCTGCGCCAGGCGGAGCTGAACCTGGTGCTGCGTGAATTCGAGCTCGTCCAGGCGCGCCTGGACGCATTCCTGACGGAGGCGCGGTGCGACTGGTGAATCCGATGAAGGCGATGTGGGGCGTCACCCTGCTGGCGGCGGTGGCGGGCTGTTCGGGGCAGAAGGCGGCCCCCGCGGCCCCTCCGCCCCGCGAGGTGGAGGTGATGACGCTCACCCCGCGCGAGGTCCGTGACACGGGGGAGTACCTGGGCTCGCTGCTGTCGCGGCAGAACGTCAGCGTGCTGCCCCAGGTCGCCGGGTACGTGCGCAAGATTCACGTGCGCCCCGGTGAGAAGGTGGAGGCCGGCGCGCCGCTCCTCGAGGTGGACTCGCGCGAAGGCACCGCGGCGCTCGACAGCGCGCAGGCGCAGCTCAGCTCCACCCAGGTGAGCCTGGAGCTGGCGCGCCGCACGCTGGAGCGCACCGAGGCGCTCTACAAGGAAGGGCTCGCGAGCGCGCAGGAGCTGGAGCAGGGCCGCGCGCAGGTGGAGGCCGCCCAGGCCGCGGCGCGCTCGTCGGCCGCGCAGGTGACGCAGCGCCAGGTGCAGCTCCAGTACCACATCGTCCGCGCGCCCTTCGCCGGCACGGTGGGGGACGTGCTGGTGCGGCTGGGTGACTACGTGGGCATGACGACGCCGCTCACCAGCGTGGCGCAGGCGGACGTGCTGGAGGTGAGCGTGTCGATTCCGTCGCCGCGCGCCCGGGCGATGAAGCCCGACACCGCGCTCGAAATCCTGGACGCCGCGGGCAAGGTGCTGCTCACCAGCAACGTCTTCTACATCGCGCCCCAGGCGGACCCGCGCACCCAGTTGGTGGAGGTGAAGGCGGCCTTCCGCAACACCGTGGGCCTGCGGCCCAGCGAGCTGGTGCGCGCGCGGCTCGTCTACTCGGCCCGGGACGCGCTGCAGATTCCCGCGCTCGCCGTCGTGCGGCAGAGCGGCCAGCCCTTCGCGCTGATCGTCCTGGAGAAGGATGGGAAGACGGTGGTGGAGCGCCGCCCCATCACGCTCGGCGCGCTGGGCGAGATGGCCTACGTGGTGGAGAACGGGCTGAAGTCAGGCGATCAGATCGCCGTGTCCTCGCTGCAGGCGCTGCGGGATGGCACCGCGGTGAAACCCAAGCAGGCCAACGCCTCCTCCGCGCCCACTGGCAGCGGCCCGCCCCGGGCTGCTGGCAACGGCGGCGGCACGGTCGGCGGGAGCCGCTGAACGAAGGGCCGGATAACGCACCATGTTCGTCGACTTCTTCATCCGCAGGCCCGTCTTCGCCATCGTCTGCTCCATCCTGCTGACGCTGGTGGGGCTGATTGCCATCCCCACGCTGCCCATCTCCCAGTACCCGGACCTGGCGCCGCCGCAGGTCACCGTGAGCAGCACCTACGTGGGCGCGAGCGCCGAGGTGGTGGAGAGCGCCGTCACCATCCCGCTGGAGCAGGAGCTCAACGGCGTGGAGGGCATGCGCTACATCACCTCCACCAGCGGCAACGACGGATCCAGTCAAATCACCATCACCTTCGACGCCGCCCGCGACATCGAGGTGGCGGCCGTCGACGTGCAGAACCGCGTCAGCCGCGCCTCCGCGCGCCTGCCCTCGCAGGTGAACCAGACGGGCATCGTCGTCAACAAGGCCTCTAGCCAGATGCTGCTGACGGTGGGCCTGTTCAGCCCGGACAACCGCTACGACGCCAAGTTCCTCAGCAACTACGCCGACGTGAGCCTGAAGGACGCCATCAAGCGCGTGCCCGGCGTGGGTGACGTGCGCATCTTCGGCGAGCGCAAGTTCTCCATGCGCCTGTGGTTGGACCCCACGGAGCTGGCGCGCCGCAAGCTCACGCCCCAGGACGTGACGCGCGCGCTCCAGGAGCAGAACCTCCAGGTGGCCGCGGGCCAGATTGGCCAGCCGCCGTCCACCGAGGACCAGCCCTACCAGCTCGCGGTGCGGGCCCGGGGCCGGCTGGTGGAGCCGGCGGAGTTCGGTGACATCGTCCTGATGCGGGACACGGATGGTACCAGCGTCCGGGTGAAGGACGTGGGCCGCGTGGAGCTGGGCGCGGAGAACTACGGCACCCTCCTGCGCTTCAACGGCAAGACGGGCGTGGGCCTGGGCATCTTCCAGCTCCCCACCGCCAACGCGCTGGACGTGCGCGACGGCGTGTACGCGGAGCTGGAGCGGCTGTCGAAGCTGTTCCCGCCTGGCATGCAGTTCCAGACGGGCACCGACACCACCCTGGCCGTCCGCGCCTCCATCAACGAGGTCGTCAAGACGCTGGCGGAGGCCATCGTCCTCGTCATCCTCGTCATCTTCGTGTTCCTGCACGGCTGGCGCAGCGTGCTCATCACGGCCTTCACCCTCCCCGTCTCGCTGATAGGCACCTTCGCCTTCGTCTACCTGATGGGCTTCTCCATCAACACCCTCACCCTGTTCGGCCTCACGCTGGCCACGGGTCTGGTGGTGGACGACGCCATCGTCGTCATCGAGAACATCGAGCGGTTGATGGTGGAGCGGCGCCTCTCGCCCATGCAGGCCGCGCGGGAGGGCATGAAGGAGGTGGCCGGCGCCGTCATCGCCATCTCCATCGTGCTGGTGGCGGTGTTCGTCCCGGTGGCGCTCTTCCCGGGCACCACCGGCGCCATCTACCGTCAGTTCGCGCTGACCATCGCCGCGTCCATGGTGCTGTCCGCCTTCTGCGCCCTCACGCTCACCCCCGCGCTCAGCGCGCGGATGCTGAAGCACCACGTGGGCGAGAAGTGGGTCTTCTTCCGCTGGGTGGACAAGGTCCTGGACGGGACGAAGGCGATGTATGGCCGGGGCCTGCGCAGGATGCTGAAGCACCCCTACCTGGTCCTGCTCGCCTTCCTGGCGTGCATCGGCGGCACGGCGCTGCTCTTCCGCGTCGCGCCCACGGGCTTCATCCCCGACGAGGACCAGGGCTACATCATGGTCTCCATCCAGGGCCCCGAGGGCATGGCACTCGCCCAGACGGAGAAGGTGCTGGTCGAGGCGGAGGCGATTCTGCAGGCGCAGCCCGAGGTGCGCGCCATGTTCGCCATCGGTGGCTTCTCCGTGATGGGCAACGGCCCCAACATGGCCATGATCTTCTCGTCGCTGACTCCGTGGGAGGAGCGCACGGGCAAGGGCCAGTCGGTGGCCGCGCTGGTGGAGCGGCTGCGTGGCCCGCTGAGTCAGATTGGCGGAGCGCGCGTGCTGCCCTTCCAGCCGCCCGCCATCCGCGGCGTCGGCAGCGTGGGCGGCTTCCAGTACATCGTCGAGGACATCGACGGCACCAAGTCGCTGGATGACCTGGCCGCGGCCACGCAGATGCTGGTGGCGAAGGCCAACGAGCAGGGCCAGCTCCGCGGGGTCTTCAGCACCTTCAACGCGGACACCCCGCTGCTGGACGTGGAGGTGGACCGGCAGAAGGCGAAGGCGCTCGGGGTTCCGATTGAGCAGATCTTCGGCACCATGCAGGTCTACATGGGCAGCCAGTACGTCAACGACTTCAACTACGCCAACCGCACCTACCGCGTGTACGTGCAGGCGGAGCAGCAGTTCCGGGACAACCCGTCCGACATCGGCGCCTTCTACGTACGCAGCGACACCGGGGACATGATTCCGCTGGAGTCGCTGGTCAAGGTGGAGCCCACCGTGTCCGCCCAGGTCATCCGCCACTACAACCTGTTCCGCTCGGCGGAGGTCAACGGGCAGCCGGCGCCGGACGTGTCCTCCGGCCAGGCGCTGGAGGCCATGGAGGCGCTGGCCGCGCAGCACCTGCCCCAGGGCATGAGCGCGGAGTGGACGGGCATCAGCCTGGAGCAGAAGGAGAGCGGCGGCCAGACGGCCATCATCTTCGCGCTGGGCCTGCTCTTCGTCTTCCTGGTGCTGGCGGCGCAGTATGAGAGCTTCAGCCTGCCGCTGGTCATCATCTTCTCCGTGCCCCTGGCCATCATGGGCGCGCTGGGGTTGCAGCTCGCGCGCGGGTTCGCCAACGACGTGTTCTGCCAGGTGGGGCTCGTCATGCTGGTGGGCCTGGCCAGCAAGAACGCCATCCTCATCGTGGAGTTCGCCGAGCAGCTCCGGGAGGGCGGCAAGAGCGTCATCGACGCGGTGGTGGAGGCGGCGGAGGTCCGCCTGCGCCCCATCCTGATGACGTCCTTCGCCTTCCTCCTGGGCGTGGTGCCGCTGATGACGGCGTCCGGCGCCGGCGCGGCGTCCCGCAACTCGCTGGGGACGGCGGTGTTCGGCGGCATGCTGGTGTCCACGGTGGTGAACTTCGTGTTCATCCCCGGCCTCTACGTGCTGATGCAGAAGCTGCGCGGCGAGGCGAAGCGGTCCACGGGCGAGGACGACGCGGTGCCCACGCCCGCCGCGTCCCACTGAGGCAGGCGCCCTCGGGCGATTGAAAAACGACGGCCCGGCTCCTCACATGAGGGGCCGGGCCGTGCCCATTTCAAGCAATCAATGGAGAGTTACAATGATGCCTGATAGCGGCAGCCTAGATTTCGATCGGCAAGCCACCGCCGCAACCGCACGACTGAACCTCCGCACCGTAGCTGTACTCGGTGCACGAAGCGCCCACCGAGTTCAAACAGACGCGGTAACGATTCCGTCCTTGGAAGATCGCGCCAGTCGTCACCCACTCGCCGTCGATACGCGTCCTGCAGATTGGAGCAGCATGGTCACACGCGGACAGCGTTCCGCAATCCACATCCTCTGACCACGCCGAACACGAGCCGTATCCAGCGGCTACACAGTTATTGACGGTCGAGGGCTCGCAGGAGTCAGCCAGGGCCTCCAGCATGGCTGCATCGGGGACCGGAATCTCCGCACGCAAGGCCGCTTCGTTCGATGCGGGAGTCCCCTCTGCCGAATGCTGTTCATCGACGGGACCACACCCGACAAGGACAGCCACCAACGTCGAACCAATGAGCATTCCAAACTTCATCATGCAAAGCACCTCAGACTCCTGCCGCCAAGAGCCGCGTCTAGGGCCCGTCATCGCACGTTCGCGGGCCACTGTGACATTTCCCAGGGATGCGGCGTATTGCCCCAGCCAAAAGGGATCCCAGGCCTGATTCGCATCATCCGCAGCATCCCACAACAATCACTTTCCAGAAAAAACCAATTCGCCACTCATTCCGAATTGGCTTGCATTCCAGAAAACCCTATCACCACCACGTCAATGAATATTTACAGACACGTCACCTGGCGCTCCATCCAGGCCATCCCAAACAACAGACGAATCCCCCACATCGCACGCACGGCTTCAAGGCATCCGCAGCAGTCCGTACCGGCAACGTTTGCGGATCCTGACAAGGGCAAGTCGCGCGGCAGCCCCTCACTGAGAATGCGGCGGGTACATTTTGGGGTACGCTGGGCCCCACCGGAGGTAGTCCCTCCCCCTCGGCGGCCCCCGAGCAGGCGCCCGAGCTCCCTGGAGACGAGACTTGCGGCTGGACGGCCCGCCACGTAGCGAGGAATGCCCGTGAAGCTCTCCCTCGCGACCCGCATCTTCCTGGGCTACGCCGTGGTGCTCGGCACCTTCGGGCTGGTGTCCCTGTTCAGCGTGACGGAGCTCCACCGCAACCGGTTGGAGATCCGCCTGGTGAGCCAGGGCTACCTCCAGCTCTCCCAGGACGCCGCGGAGCTGGAGACCTTCCACTCCACCCAGGAGAAGGACACCGAGCGCCTCCTCCAGGAAGGCAGCGTCGAGGCCCGCCGCGCCTTCATCCGCCTGGCGCGCACCTACAACCCGCCCCTGATGTCCCAGCGGCTCGCCGCCGCCCAGGCCAAGGCCCACGAGGTGCTGGCCTCCGCGCCCGACAGCGAGGTGCCCTTCATCCGGGGCCTGGAGGCCCGCTTCGGCGAGCTCCAATCCCGCTACCGCGACTACGGCCGCGCCGCCGAGGCCGTCTTCGCCGCC
Proteins encoded in this window:
- a CDS encoding efflux RND transporter permease subunit, producing MFVDFFIRRPVFAIVCSILLTLVGLIAIPTLPISQYPDLAPPQVTVSSTYVGASAEVVESAVTIPLEQELNGVEGMRYITSTSGNDGSSQITITFDAARDIEVAAVDVQNRVSRASARLPSQVNQTGIVVNKASSQMLLTVGLFSPDNRYDAKFLSNYADVSLKDAIKRVPGVGDVRIFGERKFSMRLWLDPTELARRKLTPQDVTRALQEQNLQVAAGQIGQPPSTEDQPYQLAVRARGRLVEPAEFGDIVLMRDTDGTSVRVKDVGRVELGAENYGTLLRFNGKTGVGLGIFQLPTANALDVRDGVYAELERLSKLFPPGMQFQTGTDTTLAVRASINEVVKTLAEAIVLVILVIFVFLHGWRSVLITAFTLPVSLIGTFAFVYLMGFSINTLTLFGLTLATGLVVDDAIVVIENIERLMVERRLSPMQAAREGMKEVAGAVIAISIVLVAVFVPVALFPGTTGAIYRQFALTIAASMVLSAFCALTLTPALSARMLKHHVGEKWVFFRWVDKVLDGTKAMYGRGLRRMLKHPYLVLLAFLACIGGTALLFRVAPTGFIPDEDQGYIMVSIQGPEGMALAQTEKVLVEAEAILQAQPEVRAMFAIGGFSVMGNGPNMAMIFSSLTPWEERTGKGQSVAALVERLRGPLSQIGGARVLPFQPPAIRGVGSVGGFQYIVEDIDGTKSLDDLAAATQMLVAKANEQGQLRGVFSTFNADTPLLDVEVDRQKAKALGVPIEQIFGTMQVYMGSQYVNDFNYANRTYRVYVQAEQQFRDNPSDIGAFYVRSDTGDMIPLESLVKVEPTVSAQVIRHYNLFRSAEVNGQPAPDVSSGQALEAMEALAAQHLPQGMSAEWTGISLEQKESGGQTAIIFALGLLFVFLVLAAQYESFSLPLVIIFSVPLAIMGALGLQLARGFANDVFCQVGLVMLVGLASKNAILIVEFAEQLREGGKSVIDAVVEAAEVRLRPILMTSFAFLLGVVPLMTASGAGAASRNSLGTAVFGGMLVSTVVNFVFIPGLYVLMQKLRGEAKRSTGEDDAVPTPAASH
- a CDS encoding efflux RND transporter periplasmic adaptor subunit: MRLVNPMKAMWGVTLLAAVAGCSGQKAAPAAPPPREVEVMTLTPREVRDTGEYLGSLLSRQNVSVLPQVAGYVRKIHVRPGEKVEAGAPLLEVDSREGTAALDSAQAQLSSTQVSLELARRTLERTEALYKEGLASAQELEQGRAQVEAAQAAARSSAAQVTQRQVQLQYHIVRAPFAGTVGDVLVRLGDYVGMTTPLTSVAQADVLEVSVSIPSPRARAMKPDTALEILDAAGKVLLTSNVFYIAPQADPRTQLVEVKAAFRNTVGLRPSELVRARLVYSARDALQIPALAVVRQSGQPFALIVLEKDGKTVVERRPITLGALGEMAYVVENGLKSGDQIAVSSLQALRDGTAVKPKQANASSAPTGSGPPRAAGNGGGTVGGSR
- a CDS encoding TolC family protein; protein product: MASPSVILMALVAASTLTEPSPSIPAPVPFQPKVEDAMLTPVAPAPQQVSTWDEALALVRQRSTDLRSAEAGVERAAGRSRQALSALLPNARVSSSVGVDLLNPDLPVGAGGTPLVGIGGGDTGGPSTPLITATANLTQSLVDISAWRGRASAKAAEKGAVATLAETRRLLTRGLAQVLVSTVAAERAAEINRVGLRQALERFALAQRTYELGAGNQLDVVRVEQDVAVARGALVAGDEQLRRSREALGLAVGNDSAVGVTRDFNLQGLVEETRRACTPLKDVNERTDLVASRAQLESARDSRQQATAGYLPTLGLSSTAIGLTTDPGFGRVAIWSVSAVLSVPIWEGGLRGGLIREREGVERQAAETLESTRRNVSIQVTQARRAVEVAEALVATAVASRDLADRTDRLTRRSFEVGRGSSLELVQSGAALRQAELNLVLREFELVQARLDAFLTEARCDW